From the genome of Nicotiana tabacum cultivar K326 chromosome 17, ASM71507v2, whole genome shotgun sequence:
CATCAGCTTATAAGAACTCAATTTTTTGATATATGGTGAAATCATCTGAACCGTGACCCATTATACAAATAGCTGGGTCAATATAAAACGAACCCCATCCATTCAAACCAAAAGATGCCCTGGGTTCTAATTCTTACTTGTCTTTCCTTAGACAAACTAAGCATGCTCTATTATGCATTTTAATTGTGAGTGTTGCTTATTAAGCTTTTTTTTATTAAGTATTTTGACATTAAAGAAATAGCATTTTCGCAAATGCCTTTTATTAGTTACATATTGTGCTCCTGTATTGACTATTTCAAATTGAGCAAAGGATTCTAACTGTCAAAATTAACcacttttaatgaaatatattTAATGATAAAAGTAGATAGCACAATGGAATAGAGAAGGAGAAGTGAAAAGTTGGTAATCGGTTGGGATTTGATTTATATAACACAATGGGTTAATGGGCAATGGGTCGGTAAATAGGGACTCCTAAATAAGAGGAAGGGTTGATAtgggataaaataataaaaatggtcCTTATAAGTTGATGTGGCATTTTAAAAATGATCCTATATTGCCATGTCAGATTTTTCATGTGAATAAGTTGGAAAAACCAccaaaataactttaaatttaTAATCTATAAGTTGAGTTACTTTAAAGTGACAAATAAAAGTTAAGTGATTTTTGTGAAATTAACATTTAATTGAATGACCTGACCACCGGTGAAATTAACACGACGATAATATATTAGTAATTCTAACATATTCCATTTATTCCACTCACATTTGAAAAATTAGAAGGTGTACGTTATCACGTCGACGTGATAATTACTTGTGAAAAGCGTCAGGGACCAGCATTAGCTAGGAGCCTAGGATCATGACATACACATATATTAAACTAACGGATTCAGAAAATCTAGGAGTGAATGCTGCAGTGCTTTTCATGCCTTGCACTGGCAGTATTGTtaaaaaattgtttcttttcttcttttttcgaaAACGATACTGTTGCTTGCTGAGCACTTTAGCTTGTTCACAATCTCTATGATTCGTGCTCAGAGAATCTCTAATAAAAACCAATTAACAACGTGAAACCCAATTCTTAACCAGGGAGACTGTTAGGTGgttaaaagacaaaggaaaaatcaGAATGGTGAGTGTGGGAGTTTTGTCGCGTAACGGAAGCGGAGAGGCTTGAGGTACCACTACAATGACACACGATTGCTCGTTGCGGCACACGCACGCACTTGGCGACGCCAGACTCGGCTTCGCCGTGGTTTCCTTTTTTTTATCCCCGTGCCCACTTATTTACCCATGTCTACCCTCTTTATTAATGCCACGTTAATTTCTGCTTCTGGCACACCAAATCAAGATTCGATTTTTGCAATGAGACAGGGACATATTATTGGAGGATGATCTTGACAAAAAGCCAACGTTCCTTTCAAGGAATGGGAGGAATATATGCTATTTGGCTAGTTTACGGTCACTCGCTATTAATAAAAGACGTTATAGAATGGTGCAGTAAATAATGTGGTGTCTGCACTTATTTAGGTGCACATCGACTCTAGTTACTATCTCTCCTTAGTATAAATACAGAATAATGTTTCCACAAGACTTATAGCCTCTTTGGACAAGCTTCtccaattatatatatttatttatttatttttaaaacgcttatttttttaaagttaaagTGTTTGAtcaagttttttcaaaaaaaaaaaaatactttcgaGCTCTTCCGCTGGGACTTCGTTGCGTCCCTCTCTTCTGGTACCTGAAAGTATCTTGGCACCTAATAAGATTCTGACACTTCTTCCCCCTAGTTAACTTCACTTGATTTGGGAGCAGGCATCGGTTCTTATAATTGCTATGCTgcatgctccttccctttgctactggagaccgaaattgcattcatcttcCTTGCCGCCGGTTGGTTGCCTTTTATCTGTTTAATCCATTCGGaagttgggaatttcagcaactagtgatatgttgatggtacgaCACTCATATCGTGCAACCACGGTCTTCCCAGAATAATGTTGTAACCCATATCATGGTACACAACCTCGAAAAGGGTTGTCTTCATCACTCCCTCGGTATTTGTGGGCAGTAGGATCTCTCTTCGGGTCGTTACGCTTGCGAGGTTCAATCCGGTGAGGAGTTTTGTGGCCGAAATGATGCTTCCGGTAAGCTTGGCTTGCTCCAATaccctccattgtatgatattggtcgaacttcctggatccaccagaacacgtttgattttaaaatcacatttaaagaaattaccaatgcgtcgATATGCGATAGCAACAATCCGTCTGCGTCTTCCTTCATGAAAGTGATGTCGTCCTTAGCGACTTCCCGGAGCCTTTTGCCGTGGGTTACTGTTACCTTCTTCTTTTTTGCTGCCGAGAAGGTAACCccattaatctcgttcccccgaagatcatgttgatcgtctgGCGCGGGGGGTCTTCTCTTATTTTTAGGGCTCCGCGTTATCACGGTTACGACCATAATTTTTCTTGGCCCGGCCACTTAAGAATTCCCTAAGATGGCCATTTTTTAATAATGTCGCCACCTCTTTACGcagatgtcggcagtccccagtccgTTGGCCATTAGTCATGTGGTATTCGCACCACAAATTAGGGTCCCTCTGGCTGGGATCGGACCTCATCGGCTTTGGGAatcgtgcttctttaatgttcctcatagccgATAACAACTTTACtacactgacgttgaagttgtattttgaTAGCCCGAGATAGGAAGGATCTCGAGAACCTGACGTTTCTTTGTCCTGCAATGATTTGTTGCTCCGATCGCAATCAGTTCTTTTGTCAGTAACGAATCTGTCTGCCGACCGGAAACCTCTACCGCTTCATTCGGCCGATTCGTAGGGaaaaactggcccctcgaagatCGTCAATCTGTGGCCaaatcatcttttgatttttctttattcttctcccgaCCTTTAGCCGACGCCGGGAAGCCAATCTAATCATCTTGAATCCTTATCTTGGACTTATACCTATTGTGAACATCCGCCTAACTCGTCGCTTGGAACTCAAGCAAGCTTTCCTTCAATTTCGAGGAAGCATCAGAACTTTTCGGATTCAAACCCTTGGTGAATGCTTTAGCCGCCCATTCATGAGGAACAACCGGGAgcaatattttttccttttggaatCGGGTGACGAATTCCCGTAGCAACTCGGACTCTCCTTGTGCgattctgaatatgtcggcctttcgggccTGCACCTTTCTGGTCCAACATGGGCCTTAATAaaagaatccgcgagcatctcaaaggaatctatggaatgctcgggaagaagcgaataccacgtcaaggctcccctcgtgagTGTCTCctcgaatttcttcagcaaaacagattcaatctcgtGGGGAGCTAAAATCGTTCCCCTTCACCACCGTTGCATAGGTGATAATATGTTTATGAGAGTCCGAAGTCCCTCAAGATTGTGTGTATTGTTAACACCATTATTTGCCATTTTCTGTAATTTTTGCTAAGAACATATAATCAAAACATGTTAGTAAAAAAGAcaaggatcaacttaattacacgATTTTCTAGGCCCCACGATGGACGCCAAACTATTTGCCCGTAAaacgatacagttgaatttatacgtactttctagacaagtgaattaattcgatcctgaaataataaaagaattgaATAAATATGCAATATTTAGCCTTAATATGAAAATGAAATAGCAGAAACCGTAGTTTCGGGAGCAGGGCTTCCGGGCACAACATCGATGAAATCAAAAGGCGAGAGGATAAAGTTGTATAAAGCTTTTAATATATTGTAGCGTAAGTATGCTAGAAAATGCGTCCCTTTTACAATGATAACAGAGCTCATTATTTATAGTTGCATCTAGGGAATAAGGTCCTAGGATTATGTCCTTCTTTAATATGAGGGCTATTaaagaatgtgtaacggcaggCATGAATGATAAATTTTTTGTAACGGCCAATGTACTAAATActgtagaatattcttcattaaatgctatAGTGACAGGCATTTATTGCATATTTATGATCATTATTCTTTTTCGGTAATAAATGAAACAGTTGTCTTCGGATTTAGCTATCCTCTGCCTTCGGCTTCACGTGTAACTCTCTTATACAATTACTTAACATaccatattttaccctatacatatagattcataaaaaatataaaacacAGAAAAACTTTACTGCATTTGCACCAAAAAGGTAATGGGAAGGATCAAAGTATTTAATTTTTTGTGTTAATTTGGAATATccgttatttatttttcaaagaaaaaattcaaatattcaaaattacagtaaaataaatataaaaccttCAAAATAATTATCGTCCAAGAGATAGGAAAAAGTGAAAAACAATTTAGTCTTAGTTTCACAATGTCAGACTCTCCCTGTTCTTCCCCTCATCACTAAATAAGAAAAAGTCAATCGATCTCTTATGCTTCTATCTCAAATTAAGAAAAATTTCAATTATATCTATTTTAAGCGGACTTATTTCATTCAAATAACCAGAAAAAAGATTTTCCAAAACTAGGGGTTGTATCCTTTACCGCTTACTAAACTAAGAAGACATTGATAAATCCAAGATTATAAATATAACATCGATAAATAAACATAATTCCAATTATAGTTGCTATACTTTTGGCTTtacattgtattttattttttagctaaattcatactcatttcaaagtggaaaaaaggaaaaacaaaataaaaggagaaaggaaattGGGGTGCAAATAGAAAGCGGTAGCGTAATGgtagttttcaaaaatcattcgTCTTATCGTCTGAAAAGAAAAACCAGAAAAAGATCCAAAGCCTCCACTATAAAACAACATCACTTCGCACAAACCGAACTCACCTGTACCTTTTAACCGCTAATATCCTCTTTACAGATTTCTCTTCTAAATGCCTCCACACGATGACGAACAGCAACAATTGCTAGCCAACCGATTACTCGATTCCAACGAGGAAGAAACAGCGTATGACTACTCCGACAAAGTTCATATCATCGGAGTCGACGAACACGACGGTGAAGATTTCACCGAAGCTCCTCCTTTTTCTTGGAAAAAGCTATGGCTTTTTACTGGGCCGGGTTTTTTAATGAGCATAGCGTTTTTGGATCCGGGAAACCTTGAAGGAGATCTTCAGGCGGGTGCAATCGCTGGGTACTCTCTGTTATGGCTACTCTTTTGGGCTACGGCTATTGGGCTACTTGTTCAGCTTTTATCGGCTCGTTTGGGAGTGGCCACCTCTAGACATTTGGCTGAGTTGTGTAGGGATGAATATCCTACATGGGCTAGGTTGCTTTTATGGATCATGGCTGAATTGGCTTTAATTGGGGCTGATATTCAAGAGGTTATTGGCAGTGCTATTGCTATAAAGATTTTGAGTCGAGGATTCTTGCCTCTCTGGTCTGGTGTTGTCATTACCGCTCTTGATTGGTATCTTCTTTTTCCCTCTCGTCTCCCTTTTAGAAATTGGAGCTATGTTTTATTATGAATTACATTGTTTTGGACATTTGAAAGCTTTGATCTTTAACTTCATAACTGCCTTTAGTTATAACATACTGTTAATACAAGAATAATTCTTCTCAGCTTCTGTTTAACATATTTTTCTGTTACTTCTCGCGGCTACTTGTTTATTcctaaatatatttattggagaAGCAGGTGAAGAAGGATAAGAAATGGTTATACTTTTGCCAGGTCAAATAATAAAATAGTGATACATAAGAAGCTTCAACCCTTCACAACACCACTATACGAGTATAgtattctcaattaatttttgtAATGGTCCGTGAAATGGATAAAGAGGATACATATCGACGATGCAATTAGCTTGGATTGAAATATAGTTAAATGGTTGACTTTTTTTAATTATCGTCTTCATCCAGGATTAATTCTATGTTAAACTGACTTGGGAAGCATGTGTCATTCCTCCACGACTGAATAATTGCCTATTGAGCTCAAGACCCGCCTTTATGATTCAACCCTTTTTTTATGCAGCTTTATATTCTTATTTCTTGAGAACTATGGTGTGCGAAAGCTGGAAGCACTCTTTGCCGTCCTTATTGCAGTTATGGCAGTCTCATTTGCATGGATGTTTGGAGAAACAAAACCTAATGGAGTTGAACTTCTTGTTGGTGAGAAAATTCATCACAAAGAATAACTGTAAAATTAAGATTTGCCACTTTTAACTGTCTAAATGATAAATCAGTTGTTTGCATGGCCTTAACATCTCCTGATCAATTGTCCTGCAGGTATTGTGGTTCCAAAACTGAGCTCCAAGACAATAAAGCAGGCAGTGGGAATTGTAGGGTGTGTTATCATGCCTCACAATGTGTTTCTGCATTCTGCTCTAGTGCAGTCCAGAGAGATTGACCACCATAGGGTTGGAAGAGTTCGAGAAGCACTCAAATACTACTCCATAGAGTCGACAGCTGCTTTGGCAATTTCATTCATTATCAATCTGTTTGTCACAACAGTGTTCGCAAAGTCATTTTATGGTAGTGAAATAGCCAATAGCATTGGCCTAGAAAATGCAGGTCAATACCTTCAGGAAAAGTATGGCGGAGGAGTGTTCCCCATCCTTTATATCTGGGCTATTGGATTGTTGGCTGCTGGACAGAGTAGCACTATAACTGGCACTTATGCTGGGCAATTTATTATGGGAGGTTTTCTGCACATGAGGTTGAAAAAATGGCAGAGAGCGTTAATAACAAGAAGTTGTGCTATCATCCCAACTCTGATCGTTGCTCTTGCTTTTGACACCTCTGAGAAGTCATTAGATGTTCTCAACGAGTGGCTTAATGTTCTTCAGTCTGTTCAAATCCCTTTTGCCCTGATCCCCCTTCTTTGTCTTGTATCCAAAGAAGAAATCATGGGTGTTTTCAAAATTGGCTCTACTCTAAAGGTATGTTCTTATCTTCAAAAGTTTTGCTCCAGTGAACTGCTTTCACGAGCCAGCATTAGATCTATTTCTTATTCTTTTCGTCTTTAATTTGGAGTTTATCCACAAAATGAGAAATATCATTTCATAAAAAGTCATCATTTTTACGACAGGTGGGGATCAATAACTTATATAATTGTTTTTGAGGGATATTCTTAAAAGATAAGGAGTGTTATTTATTAAGCTTTAGTGTTAAATGGGATTGTAATCTAGATGCAGGGACAAGGATTGAAATTAGAGATAAGCCTTTTTTCCCACTCTCCCATTCTCATTTAAAAGGATGCAGTTCTCTCACAGTTTATATGAAATCCAAAATACTCTTTGACCTTGACTAATCTGCTGGTACATTTTGTTGATTGTGTGGCCTTCTTCTTTCTGTTATTTGTGTGTACTGCCTTTTCGCTAACTTTATAGTGTATCAGCAAAGTGTAGTACGACGTGGTATTTGTCTGATTCACATCATTTTAGATTTTTACTTGTCCGGGAAGAAGAAATCTCCTGCATTTTATCCTGTCTTGACCTCTTGATTCTATTGAACGAATAAATTCAAAGAAATTGCTATAGGCATAGTTATGCAGATTGGCAGCCCTTGCCTATTCATTTTATCAGCTTTCAGAATAAGAGATAAAATATTAATCTATGCCTGGGGCATATGATACTCTCACATGTTTCATTAGACATAGTTCGTCAggggttcaaaaaagaaaaaagttaaaaaattaaaagagacTGTAGCTAGTGGGAATAGGTTTTGAACCCCTGACCACTAAGTTATGCTTTTGGGAAATGCCAAGGggattcaaaacttaatatatagaggtaaaaaacagattttgccttatatatacagtgtaatttttcggcaaAGGGGATTCGGGTGAACCTCCTTGCGCCCCCTCACTTTGATCTTATTCTTGCATGCTTGATGGTTCTCATACTGCTTACATcttatttcttttgtttctgttTAGGTGATATCATGGCTTGTGGCTGCGCTGGTGATACTGATTAATGGCTATCTTTTGATGGACTCCTTATCTTCTGCAGTCAGTGGGGTGTTGTTTACATCTGTTGTATTTGCATTTACGGGTGGATACGTTGCTTTTATTGTATACCTCATTTTACGGGGAATTACCTTCCCCAATTGGTTTGTAAAAAACAAGAGTATCACCAGCATAGAGAATTGATAATGTTATTAGCAGAAAGCTGAGATCACGTTGTTTGTGCCCTTTTAGTCTGAGCTTCAATATTAGGTTCTACTAGGTGTGAGGAGCAATTGGATATATCTGTATCATTGATCAATGGTTACATTTTACCTTCTAACAAGGAAAATCAATAGCACATTTTAGTACGTCTCGGCTTAGACTACTATGTTGTGTGTGTTGGAGTTCATCAGCAGAGCGTCCTGTAATTACATTTCATGCTTTAGTGGATTTGGTCACTGATGAATAAAGATGAGGAAACTTTGGTCAATGACGCAAAAAGAGAAGGGTAACAAAAAACATGTGGAGTAAATGAATTGCTGGAGAGGCTTAGTTTGCAATTGGGCTGTTAAATTTACCTACAAAATTGTATTCATTTGTGAGGCAACTTAGCTTGTTTATAAATGATGCACAACAAAACTTAGTGAAAAAGAGAATTATCTTTGTGTAGTTTGTTATGTATATTTCTCTTTCAACATTTTTACGCATTTTAATTTCTTGACTGTTTGATTTGAGGGCCAGATGTTTGGGAAACTTATCCCTTCATCGAGACTGAAAACGGATCACAAGAACTCTCATTCTTTGCACCTGTCTTTCTTCTCATTTCTTCAGTCTGGAAAAGTAGGAATTAAATCTTTATTTGAACGGAATTAGAAGAGAAGAAAGGATAAGAATAGTGGGAAGCAAAAAGAATGCAATGAAAAATTTCTTATTCTTTACATTTCCCCAAGTTCCTGCTTGGATGAGAACCACATGTCATGGTTAAGAATTAAAGGTTGAGATCTGATTAACCAAAATCAAGGCCCTAACCATGGTTAATATTTAACTTATTGACAAATATTTCCATGTCACTGTTTCCatagttgttttttttttttcacgtTTCTGAACTTCCataatttcatttttttgctCCTTGTTTTATTGTGTTATTAGGGATAtgtagtttttatttattttgagttaATCTTTAATTGGTTTATTGCAGTGTTTTCCTTTTTCCTTAGTATGTTCAGCCCTTATTATATTATCCTTGTTCTTCTTACTATACTTTCGTCGTAATTTACTTAATAAGAATATTGGTGGCTAAGATAATCTTAGTTTTCTTGCCGTTCTAAAGGGTTATTACAATAGCTCAACTGAGCATTATCAATTGTTGGTATAATATATAAATTAGCATAATTAAAAGGCACCtagttataaaaaatatttaaagtatCATTCCTGTTTATATTTATGAATGATTCTGTAGCTAGAAATAGAATTGTGGGCTTACCCAAAATTTTAAGAGCAATTTATGCAAAATATTCATTgagcttaaattaattattctttTCTACCCATTTGAAAATTAGTTACAATATATACCTACCTAATTAAAACTAATTACCCAACCTACCTACCCATCCCACTTTTGTTACCCATTTGGCTTAACATATCTTGATTTGGCTTGGTTTGAATTGAATTGGCTTGACTTGACTTTGTTTGGCTTGACATGAATTGGCTTGGCTTGGCTTGGTTTTAGTAGCTTAGTACTTTATTTGGTTGGAAGGGTTGGGCATTAAAAAAAATGGGTAGGGGGAAACTATATGGGTAGGGGACGGTAAATAATTTATGGTGGGTGGGTATTTGCAAAAGATCcccaatttttaaagcaaatatatTGAATATCTGTTTTCTAACCATGATTAGGACCTTGTTTTTGTTTAATTAAATCTGAGCCATTAATTTTAAACTATGTCATATATCTTCCATCTAAGTAGGAACGTGgagaaataaagagaataaaaatgGAGAGGAGTTAAAGAGAAATCCCTTGGTAGATTTCTCGGTTGAAATCCAACTAGCAAGCTATGTTATTACATAGTCCAAGCCCCTTAAATCCTTGCTCTCCATGTTAGTGGTGCTGTTCTTTGATTTTTTGTTATTTCAGTCATTTGACTTCTTTATTGTTCACTGTTCTCTTTTACAGAACGTGTAAAGAGAGAGAATTGGTGACTTGAAGAGTAATTTAATGTATATAAGAAAGACTTTTGCATGAAGTGTACCGACTGATATCCTTACCTACACCGAATGTAAAGGGTTTTTGTTTGAAGCCTTATATTTCCCGTCACCTACATGATAAAGTTGATGATACGTACAAGAGACGTTTCTGGTTAAATGATTATTAAGATTTTATTAGTTATGTAATCAACAAGTTACTTTTCTTTGTTCCTTAAACTGATTCAAATTACAATGACTCGGAGATAATTTTAAAATTGCTTCGACTCGTTCACAAATTTACGCGTTGTCACTAGATAACTACACTCGAGTGACTGAGAATCTGAAATTATTACTACTACTAGGGTTCACTACTATTTCTACTTCAATGATCAAATTTGACATATGGAAAACCGTAACGTTAGGACTTGGCAACGGTTAATTAACGCAGCAGAATCATGTTCAAGTTGAACAGTCCATTAATAACGCAGAGGTAAATGATGAGATCAGAAATAGGCAAATAAACAAATGAAATTTATATAATAGAAGAAAGTGGGAGGTAAAGAAGAGCGTCCAAAAGGAGTAAAAGTAGTGAAGACATAGTACAATCTCTACCCTTACACTCCACGAAAGAATATAAAAAAGGAGCCAATGTGGCCAAATCTCTAAAAGGATCCAAATGAGGACCCCGTGACCATAAAGCACCAGAACTAACAAAAGGATAAATTATATGTCAACATCAAA
Proteins encoded in this window:
- the LOC107779295 gene encoding metal transporter Nramp3-like (The RefSeq protein has 6 substitutions compared to this genomic sequence), with protein sequence MPPHDDEQQQLLANRLLDSNEEETAYDYSDKVHIIGVDEHDGEDFTEAPPFSWKKLWLFTGPGFLMSIAFLDPGNLEGDLQAGAIAGYSLLWLLFWATAIGLLVQLLSARLGVATSRHLAELCRDEYPTWARLLLWIMAELALIGADIQEVIGSAIAIKILSRGFLPLWSGVVITALDCFIFLFLENYGVRKLEALFAVLIAVMAVSFAWMFGETKPNGVELLVGIVVPKLSSKTIKQAVGIVGCVIMPHNVFLHSALVQSREIDHHRVGRVREALKYYSIESTAALTISFIINLFVTTVFAKSFYGSEIANSIGLENAGQYLQEKYGGGVFPILYIWAIGLLAAGQSSTITGTYAGQFIMGGFLHMRLKKWQRALITRSCAIIPTLIVALAFDTSEKLLDVLNEWLNVLQSVQIPFALIPLLCLVPKEEIMGVFKIGSTLKVISWLVAALVIMINGYLLMDSLSSAVSGVLFASVVFAFTGGYVAFIVYLILRGITFPDWFVKNKSITSIEN